From Saccharomyces kudriavzevii IFO 1802 strain IFO1802 genome assembly, chromosome: 13, a single genomic window includes:
- the SRC1 gene encoding Src1p (similar to Saccharomyces cerevisiae HEH2 (YDR458C) and SRC1 (YML034W); ancestral locus Anc_5.577) has protein sequence MDSGLEYLEAGFDPNSVKMAALRRILVENNVEFPSNARKNALVELFDEKIRPQVPQLRKMYLNIQPSDEGIVKMDHPSSSSSTSSRGSRRTRREKSASPLAKQFKKNRILDDVSNDEDDDEEEKNNPLIIYSGSDNEKEEASLSDSSKSETNDFQKNFNTNSRKRKGLDSDTGSEVTSKDSRNHDEKSEPFNISSSDSEIGHVLQKVKKRKTNLLNLQEHGNGSAILGKLSVKTPMQNTNSKPVSLDNFDDSMTSSGTENDPFVASIQPNGNEVEADKGMGQGSPLSKLKVSASFANRLPQKEEPTTRLAPELEQPSPLQDEKAPSLFSSEESSSEAEQPLIPKISTPDPDETMENTGQNVVEMIGTDDSESVSDEDEILVPTRIETPQLPTTKDVEKSEARVQELQEEINEQLESESEEDADTKQEKEGATIQRSAPKKHKCKSFFKFLGKSLLASILFGIFILIPLFFGLWYREQRLLVGYCGHEVPTHRVNEESPEFIQKLNIWLQDYKPKCIPCPPNGICYPYLKLKCKPDYKLVPSKLDFLEIIPAQGQCVKDDKKQQLVSEVVEKSLEFLRAKNAQISCGEGKDDIESGMTEDDLYQIFNEARAPWIRDDEFEDLWVQVIKDLTEEPEIIWRQLSPNDNITGGSSDNLIESNDVQRKKRYISEKSVPHKTRNFRSTSKKYIGMKCQFEREIYQTYKRFQRPIWLVLLLITISKVIETKLKRYYRKKAKIEELVTQTMEKLKFQKIKSMSDPEKNAYLSIVQLRDIFLSDVVDLKYKNHLWSQVVRYLEHNNSNIKSNLVEIRGEIMKCWEWIGPLELNESDDPVTNKVETKS, from the exons ATGGACAGTGGCTTAGAGTATCTAGAGGCTGGATTCGATCCGAATTCAGTGAAAATGGCAGCTTTAAGGAGGATATTGGTTGAAAACAATGTGGAATTTCCATCTAATGCCAGGAAGAACGCCCTGGTGGAGCTGTTTGACGAGAAGATTAGACCACAGGTCCCACAGTTACGGAAGATGTATTTGAACATTCAACCCAGTGACGAAGGTATCGTGAAGATGGACCAtccttcctcttcctcctctACTTCTTCTCGCGGTAGCAGACGGACCCGTAGGGAGAAGTCTGCTTCTCCCTTAGCTAAacagttcaaaaaaaatagaatattGGATGATGTCagtaatgatgaagatgacgatgaagaagagaaaaataatcCCTTAATTATATATAGTGGATCGGATAATGAGAAGGAGGAAGCGTCTTTGTCTGACTCCAGCAAGTCCGAAACCAACGACTTCCAGAAGAATTTCAACACTAATAGTCGGAAAAGGAAAGGCCTCGATTCCGATACCGGCTCCGAGGTAACTTCAAAGGATAGTAGAAATCATGACGAGAAGAGTGAGCCCTTCAATATCTCATCATCCGACTCAGAGATAGGACACGTTCttcaaaaagtgaaaaagcGGAAGACAAATCTTTTGAATCTTCAAGAGCATGGAAACGGCTCCGCCATTTTAGGAAAGCTTTCTGTCAAGACTCCCATGCAGAACACAAATAGTAAACCAGTAAGTTTGGACAACTTTGACGATTCGATGACTTCTAGTGGCACAGAAAATGATCCATTTGTAGCAAGCATACAGCCTAACGGAAATGAGGTTGAAGCCGATAAAGGAATGGGACAGGGTAGCCCGCTAAGTAAACTAAAAGTCTCTGCTTCATTTGCTAATAGATTACCGCAAAAGGAGGAACCAACAACAAGGCTGGCTCCGGAATTGGAGCAACCAAGCCCGTTGCAGGATGAAAAAGCGCCTTCTCTGTTTTCATCTGAGGAATCAAGCTCAGAGGCCGAACAACCATTGATTCCAAAGATAAGCACGCCGGACCCTGATGAGACAATGGAAAATACCGGCCAAAACGTTGTGGAGATGATAGGAACTGACGATAGTGAATCGGTATcggatgaagatgaaatcCTAGTACCTACAAGGATCGAGACTCCTCAATTGCCCACAACGAAAGACGTTGAAAAGAGTGAAGCAAGAGTGCAAGAGCTCCAGGAGGAAATTAATGAACAACTGGAGAGTGAGAGCGAAGAAGACGCTGATACAAAGCAGGAGAAGGAGGGTGCAACGATCCAGAGGAGCGCGCCAAAAAAGCACAAATGCAAGAGTTTTTTTAAGTTTTTAGGTAAATCTCTGCTAGCATCCATTCTATTCGGAATATTCATACTCATCCCTCTCTTTTTCGGTCTTTGGTATAGAGAGCAGAGATTGTTAGTGGGATATTGCGGCCACGAAGTGCCAACACATCGAGTGAATGAGGAGTCTCCTGagttcattcaaaaattgaatatcTGGTTACAGGATTACAAACCCAAATGTATTCCTTGTCCACCAAATGGCATTTGTTATCCTTATCTGAAACTGAAGTGCAAACCAGACTATAAGTTGGTACCTTCCAAACTTGACTTTCTGGAAATTATACCAGCCCAAGGTCAATGTGTcaaagatgacaaaaaacAACAGCTAGTTTCCGAAGTGGTGGAAAAATCGTTGGAGTTTCTAAGGGCCAAAAACGCACAAATTTCCTGTGGTGAGGGGAAGGACGACATCGAGAGTGGTATGACAGAGGATGACTTGTATCAAATATTCAATGAAGCGAGAGCTCCCTGGATTCGAGATGATGAGTTTGAGGACCTATGGGTTCAAGTTATCAAAGATTTAACTGAAGAACCAGAAATAATATGGAGGCAA TTATCACCCAACGACAACATCACTGGTGGAAGTTCCGACAACCTCATTGAAAGCAATGACGTtcagagaaagaagagatatATTTCAGAAAAATCCGTCCCCCACAAGACGAGGAATTTTCGGTCGACATCCAAGAAATACATTGGAATGAAATGTCAATTTGAGAGGGAAATTTACCAAACGTACAAAAGGTTCCAAAGGCCAATTTGGCTGGTGCTTTTACTAATTACCATTAGCAAAGTAATTGAGACCAAATTAAAGAGGTATTATAGGAAAAAAGCCAAAATCGAAGAGCTCGTTACTCAAACCATGGAGAAATTgaagtttcaaaaaatcaaatccaTGTCAGATCCGGAGAAAAATGCTTATTTGAGCATAGTCCAGTTACGCGATATCTTTCTTTCGGATGTTGTGGACCTGAAGTATAAGAATCACTTATGGTCACAAGTGGTAAGGTATTTAGAgcataataatagtaatataAAATCCAATTTGGTTGAAATTCGTGGtgaaataatgaaatgCTGGGAATGGATAGGCCCATTGGAACTAAATGAATCTGATGATCCAGTTACAAACAAAGTTGAAACGAAatcttga
- the AMD1 gene encoding AMP deaminase (similar to Saccharomyces cerevisiae AMD1 (YML035C); ancestral locus Anc_5.578) yields the protein MDNQTTQRLNDLSLEPAPSHDEVDGSGLVMDIDQRKLDEVQASAVMDDESPSLEQQNSNESLVADSRNANFSYHENQQLLENGTKQWALDEHDSHSAILEQPSHSTNCSSSNIAAMNHGHDSTCHASQGTGGKPRTLSASAQHILPETLKSVAGTPTVNKQTYNSASYKMGMLTDDASQQFLDDPSSELIDLYSKVAQCRELRAKYQTLSVQNDHQNPKNKPGWVVYPPPPKPSYNSDTKTVVPVTNKPDAEVFDFSQCEIQGEDPDWDFTINTDDSYVVHKTGNTEELIAQIPTLRDYYLDLEKMISISSDGPAKSFAYRRLQYLEARWNLYYLLNEYQETSVSKRNPHRDFYNVRKVDTHVHHSACMNQKHLLRFIKHKLRHSKDEKVIFRDEKLLTLDEVFRSLHLTGYDLSIDTLDMHAHKDTFHRFDKFNLKYNPIGESRLREIFLKTNNYIKGTYLADITKQVIFDLENSKYQNCEYRISVYGRSLDEWDKLASWVIDNKVISHNVRWLIQIPRLYDIYKKTGIVQNFQDICKNLFQPLFEVTKNPQSHPKLHVFLERVIGFDSVDDESKVDRRFHRKYPKPSLWEAPQNPPYSYYLYYLYSNVASLNQWRAKRGFNTLVLRPHCGEAGDPEHLVSAYLLAHGISHGILLRKVPFVQYLYYLDQVGIAMSPLSNNALFLTYDKNPFPRYFKRGLNVSLSTDDPLQFSYTREPLIEEYSVAAQIYKLSNVDMCELARNSVLQSGWEAQIKRHWIGKDFDNSGVEGNDVVRTNVPDIRINYRYDTLSTELELVNHFANFMKTIEER from the coding sequence ATGGACAATCAAACTACACAAAGACTCAACGACCTTTCGTTAGAGCCCGCTCCTTCGCACGATGAAGTGGATGGGTCGGGACTGGTAATGGACATCgatcaaagaaaacttgATGAAGTACAGGCTAGTGCCGTAATGGATGACGAGTCTCCCTCCTTGGAGCAGCAGAATTCGAACGAAAGTTTGGTTGCTGACTCTCGGAATGCTAATTTTTCGTACCACGAGAACCAGCAGTTACTGGAGAATGGCACTAAACAGTGGGCCCTCGATGAGCATGATTCTCACTCTGCCATCTTGGAACAACCGTCGCATTCGACGAACTGTAGCTCTTCCAATATAGCAGCGATGAATCATGGCCATGATTCCACATGCCATGCATCACAAGGTACTGGAGGTAAGCCGAGGACCTTGTCTGCTAGTGCTCAGCACATCTTGCCGGAAACGCTAAAGTCGGTTGCTGGCACTCCAACAGTGAATAAGCAAACGTATAACTCGGCTTCGTACAAAATGGGAATGCTGACTGATGACGCCTCGCAGCAGTTTCTTGATGATCCCTCTTCGGAACTAATTGACTTGTATTCCAAAGTGGCACAGTGTAGAGAGTTGAGAGCCAAGTACCAGACACTATCTGTGCAAAACGACCACCAAAACCCGAAAAACAAGCCTGGCTGGGTAGTCTACCCACCGCCACCCAAGCCGTCATATAATTCAGACACCAAGACCGTGGTTCCCGTGACAAATAAGCCCGATGCggaagtttttgatttctctCAGTGTGAGATCCAGGGCGAAGATCCAGACTGGGACTTTACTATTAATACTGATGACTCGTACGTAGTTCATAAGACAGGTAATACGGAGGAGTTGATTGCTCAAATCCCCACCCTGCGTGACTACTATttagatttggaaaaaatgatcTCCATCTCATCTGACGGACCTGCTAAATCTTTTGCTTATAGAAGACTACAATACTTGGAGGCACGCTGGAATCTATACTACCTTTTGAACGAGTATCAGGAAACTAGCGTCTCCAAAAGAAACCCACACAGGGATTTTTATAATGTTAGAAAAGTGGACACTCACGTTCACCATTCTGCCTGCATGAATCAAAAGCATTTATTACGTTTTATCAAACACAAATTGAGGCATTctaaagatgaaaaagttaTCTTCAGGGATGAAAAACTCCTAACTTTAGACGAAGTGTTCCGTTCTTTGCATTTGACTGGTTATGACTTATCCATCGACACTTTGGATATGCATGCACATAAGGATACATTCCATAGATTTGATAAGTTCAACTTGAAGTATAATCCGATCGGTGAATCGCGTCtaagagaaatttttttgaaaacaaacaactACATTAAGGGTACGTACTTGGCTGACATCACTAAACAAGTCATATTTGATTTAGAGAACTCTAAATACCAAAACTGCGAATATAGAATTTCCGTTTATGGTAGGTCTCTTGATGAATGGGATAAATTAGCTAGTTGGGTCATCGACAATAAAGTCATTTCTCATAATGTTCGTTGGTTAATTCAGATTCCAAGATTATACGAcatctataaaaaaacgGGCATCGTGCAAAACTTCCAAGATATTTGTAAGAATTTGTTTCAACCGTTATTTGAAGTAACCAAAAATCCTCAATCTCATCCGAAATTACACGTTTTCTTAGAAAGAGTAATTGGGTTTGATTCTGTGGATGATGAATCTAAAGTCGACCGTCGTTTTCATAGGAAATACCCCAAGCCATCGCTTTGGGAAGCTCCGCAAAATCCTCCTTATTCCTACTATCTATATTATCTGTATTCGAATGTTGCGTCTTTGAATCAATGGAGAGCTAAAAGAGGATTCAACACCTTGGTTTTAAGACCGCATTGTGGTGAAGCCGGTGATCCTGAACATTTGGTCTCGGCATATCTATTGGCTCATGGTATATCACATGGTATCTTACTAAGGAAAGTTCCATTTGTTCAATACTTGTACTATTTAGATCAGGTTGGTATTGCGATGTCACCACTATCCAATAATGCATTGTTTTTGACCTATGACAAAAACCCATTCCCAAGATACTTCAAGAGAGGATTGAACGTATCTTTATCCACTGATGATCCGTTGCAATTTTCTTACACCAGAGAACCGCTGATCGAAGAGTATTCAGTTGCAGCACAGATATATAAACTGTCTAATGTGGATATGTGTGAGTTGGCAAGAAATTCCGTGCTGCAAAGTGGATGGGAAGCacaaatcaaaagacaTTGGATAGGCAAAGACTTTGACAATAGTGGCGTTGAAGGCAACGATGTTGTTAGAACAAATGTTCCTGATATCAGAATCAACTATCGATACGATACACTATCAACCGAACTGGAATTGGTCAACCATTTTGCCAATTTTATGAAAACCATTGAAGAAAGGTAA